One genomic window of Polyangium aurulentum includes the following:
- a CDS encoding peptidylprolyl isomerase encodes MPRAIPSLVALFLGLSALPSCSTSDRPAPPAPSPTASAAAAPTASASAAATVGGRDGNDPLFHPERATEKAPDVFKVKFVTTKGDFVVQVTRAWAPNGADRFYNLVKLGFYNGIRFHRAIDDFMVQFGIHPEPAVNGAWYRAFLEDDPVVKSNKRTFVTFAHAGKNTRTTQIFISYVDKQQRLDKDGFAPFGQVVEGMKVVDSLYKGYGELAPKGKGPNASKIQREGYGYLDEEFPKLDAIKETVIL; translated from the coding sequence ATGCCCCGAGCAATCCCGAGCCTTGTGGCCCTTTTCTTGGGTCTGTCCGCCCTGCCGAGCTGCTCCACCAGCGACCGCCCCGCGCCCCCCGCGCCCTCCCCCACGGCGTCGGCGGCCGCGGCACCGACGGCCTCTGCATCGGCGGCGGCCACGGTCGGCGGGCGTGACGGCAACGATCCCCTGTTCCACCCCGAGAGGGCCACGGAAAAGGCGCCCGACGTCTTCAAGGTCAAATTCGTCACGACGAAGGGTGATTTCGTCGTGCAGGTGACGCGCGCCTGGGCGCCGAACGGGGCCGATCGGTTCTACAATCTCGTGAAGCTGGGGTTTTACAACGGCATCCGATTTCACCGCGCCATCGATGACTTCATGGTGCAGTTCGGCATTCACCCCGAGCCCGCGGTGAACGGCGCCTGGTATCGGGCGTTCCTCGAGGACGACCCGGTGGTCAAGAGCAACAAGCGCACGTTCGTCACGTTTGCCCACGCTGGCAAGAACACGCGGACGACGCAGATCTTCATCAGCTACGTCGACAAGCAGCAGCGCCTCGACAAGGACGGCTTCGCGCCGTTCGGCCAGGTGGTCGAGGGCATGAAGGTGGTCGATTCGCTGTACAAAGGCTATGGCGAGCTGGCGCCCAAAGGAAAGGGCCCCAACGCGAGCAAGATCCAGCGCGAGGGGTACGGATACCTGGACGAGGAGTTCCCCAAGTTGGACGCGATCAAAGAGACGGTAATTCTGTGA
- a CDS encoding S9 family peptidase, with protein sequence MPNRPLVLLALLVAGCSGGAAMTPPAPTNSPAPAPEAKDATSAVARASQSDPSTPTPPVARKERHVEKLHGQELVDDYFWLRKKDAPEVLDYLRAENGYTEAMTKHLAPLRDRLYGEMLGRLQETDVDVPYKNGAFLYYSRTEKGKQYPILCRKLAKDGDKAKEEVMLDLNEIGKKEKFVGLGPVAISDDGNLMAYGLDNTGFRQFALHVRDLKTGKDLSDRAERITSLAFAKDNRTLLYTTEDATTKRSNKLFRHTLGSDAAKDALVFEEKDERFRLHLGRSRSRALIFVQSESHTTSEISFVRTDKPDAPLTMLAPREQGHQYYADHRGDELLIRTNSASKPGGPKATNFRLVVAKVASPGMKDWKEVIAHREGVMLSDVDAFAGFTAVTELEDAVPQIRILDGKSLSLDGSHRVALPEPIFTLRPDRNPEFDQPAYRFRYESPITPSTVYDYDAKKRALVMKKRVEVPGGYDPARYEARRAHAIAADGTKIPISLVYRKGTSPNGKNPLHLYGYGSYGLPLFPGFSTGVFSLLDRGVVYAIAHIRGGGELGETWHEAGRMMNKLNTFTDFIASAEVLVKDGWAAKDRISIQGGSAGGLLVGAVTNMRPDLFRAVVAQVPFVDVMNTMLDESLPLTVEEFEEWGNPKKKDEFAYMLRYSPYDNVGAKSYPSMLVMTSYNDSQVMYWEPAKYVAKMRAMKTDKNPLLLRTLLDPAGHGGPSGRYERMKDQAFVYAWVLDRLGVNDAK encoded by the coding sequence ATGCCGAACCGTCCCCTGGTCCTCCTCGCGCTGCTCGTCGCCGGCTGTTCGGGTGGCGCCGCGATGACCCCGCCCGCCCCGACGAACAGCCCCGCGCCCGCGCCCGAGGCGAAGGATGCGACGAGCGCTGTCGCTCGCGCCTCGCAGAGCGACCCGAGCACCCCGACGCCGCCCGTGGCCCGCAAGGAGCGCCACGTGGAGAAGCTGCACGGGCAGGAGCTGGTCGACGACTATTTCTGGCTCCGCAAGAAGGACGCGCCCGAGGTCCTCGATTACCTGCGCGCCGAGAATGGCTACACCGAGGCGATGACCAAGCACCTCGCCCCGCTGCGCGATCGCCTTTATGGCGAGATGCTCGGCCGCCTGCAGGAGACCGACGTCGACGTTCCCTACAAGAATGGCGCATTCCTTTATTACTCGCGCACCGAGAAGGGCAAGCAATACCCCATCCTCTGCCGCAAGCTCGCCAAGGACGGCGACAAGGCCAAAGAGGAGGTCATGCTCGATCTGAACGAGATCGGCAAGAAGGAGAAGTTCGTCGGCCTCGGCCCGGTCGCGATCTCCGATGACGGCAACCTCATGGCCTACGGCCTCGACAACACGGGCTTCCGGCAATTCGCGCTGCACGTGCGCGATCTGAAGACCGGCAAGGATCTGTCCGACCGCGCCGAGCGCATCACGTCGCTCGCCTTCGCCAAGGACAACCGCACCCTGCTCTACACGACCGAGGACGCGACGACCAAGCGCTCGAACAAGCTCTTCCGTCACACGCTGGGCAGCGACGCTGCGAAGGACGCCCTCGTGTTCGAGGAGAAGGACGAGCGCTTCCGCCTGCATCTGGGCCGATCGCGCAGCCGCGCGCTGATCTTCGTGCAGTCCGAGAGCCACACGACCTCGGAGATCTCGTTCGTCCGCACGGACAAACCCGATGCGCCCCTCACGATGCTCGCGCCGCGGGAGCAGGGGCATCAGTATTATGCCGATCATCGCGGCGACGAGCTGCTCATCCGCACGAACAGCGCCTCCAAGCCCGGCGGGCCCAAAGCGACGAACTTCCGGCTCGTCGTCGCCAAGGTGGCCTCGCCCGGGATGAAGGACTGGAAAGAGGTGATCGCGCACCGCGAGGGCGTGATGCTCTCGGACGTCGATGCCTTCGCGGGCTTCACCGCCGTCACCGAGCTCGAGGACGCGGTGCCCCAGATCCGGATCCTGGACGGCAAGAGCCTCTCCCTCGACGGCTCGCACCGCGTCGCGCTCCCCGAGCCGATCTTCACGCTGCGGCCGGACAGAAACCCCGAGTTCGACCAGCCCGCCTATCGATTCCGCTACGAATCGCCGATCACGCCCTCCACGGTCTACGATTACGACGCGAAGAAGCGCGCGCTCGTCATGAAAAAGCGCGTCGAGGTGCCCGGCGGCTACGATCCCGCCCGCTACGAGGCGCGCCGCGCCCACGCGATCGCGGCCGACGGGACCAAGATCCCGATCTCGCTCGTGTACCGCAAAGGCACCTCGCCGAACGGAAAGAACCCGCTGCACCTCTATGGCTACGGGTCGTACGGCCTGCCCCTCTTCCCGGGCTTCTCGACGGGCGTCTTCTCGCTGCTCGACAGGGGCGTGGTCTACGCCATCGCGCACATCCGCGGCGGCGGCGAGCTCGGCGAGACCTGGCACGAGGCCGGGCGGATGATGAACAAGCTGAACACGTTCACCGATTTCATCGCCTCGGCCGAGGTGCTCGTCAAGGACGGCTGGGCGGCGAAGGATCGTATCTCGATCCAGGGCGGCAGCGCCGGCGGGCTGCTCGTGGGCGCGGTGACGAACATGCGGCCCGATCTCTTCCGCGCCGTGGTCGCGCAGGTGCCGTTCGTCGACGTCATGAATACGATGCTCGACGAATCGCTGCCCCTCACCGTCGAGGAGTTCGAGGAGTGGGGCAACCCGAAGAAGAAGGACGAGTTCGCGTACATGCTGCGATACAGCCCGTACGATAACGTCGGCGCCAAGTCCTATCCGTCGATGCTGGTGATGACGTCGTACAACGACAGCCAGGTCATGTACTGGGAGCCGGCCAAATACGTGGCCAAGATGCGCGCGATGAAGACGGACAAGAACCCGCTGCTCCTGCGCACCCTGCTCGATCCCGCCGGCCACGGCGGACCCTCGGGGCGCTACGAGCGAATGAAAGACCAGGCTTTCGTGTACGCCTGGGTCCTCGACAGGCTCGGCGTGAACGACGCGAAATGA
- a CDS encoding DUF1592 domain-containing protein produces the protein MRSRNILALVLLSAAAAACIGQIGGPGIDEDRQPICGVDVLPGPSPIRRMTRFEYNNTVRDLLGDTTGPANDFGAEEEALGFNNNAANLVTSSTLAEKYMRAAEGIASRATDPLTKVVACDPAVIGEEACAKEFIATFGKRAFRRPLAQDEADVLFGLYQVGRAQGDFRQGIQMVIEAALQAPEFLYRVELGGEPFEDEMNEGLVHLDDWEMASRLSYFLWGTMPDDALFAAAEAGELQTKEQVAAQARRMLDDPRAHEAIRNFHLQWLDYNRIANVSKDGLLFPTWSAGMKELMRKETEAFLDAAVFEEGGDLETLLTAPYSYMNAELAAFYGVPPEKAPPGPDFQRVDLDPSQRAGLVTMGSMLTIHAHSNQTSPVHRGKLVREAFLCDQMPPPPADVMITVPAPDPNSTARERFAAHSENPSCKACHQLMDGIGFGFENYDGVGRYRTEESGKPIDATGTIIKSDIDGDFEGAVELAYKLADSQKAQDCYTKQWFRFAYGRGETKEDVCTMDALSSRFAASGGNIKELLVELTQTDAFMLRHAGGAQ, from the coding sequence ATGCGCAGCCGGAACATCCTCGCCCTCGTGCTTCTAAGCGCCGCAGCCGCGGCGTGCATCGGCCAGATCGGTGGGCCGGGCATCGACGAAGATCGACAGCCGATATGCGGCGTCGACGTCCTGCCTGGTCCCTCGCCCATCCGGCGGATGACGCGATTCGAGTACAACAACACGGTGCGCGATCTCCTCGGCGACACCACCGGCCCGGCGAACGACTTCGGCGCCGAGGAGGAGGCCCTCGGGTTCAACAACAACGCCGCGAACCTGGTGACCTCGTCGACGCTGGCGGAAAAGTACATGCGCGCCGCAGAGGGCATCGCGTCGCGCGCCACCGACCCGCTCACGAAGGTCGTGGCCTGCGACCCGGCCGTGATCGGCGAGGAGGCGTGCGCGAAGGAGTTCATCGCCACGTTCGGCAAGCGCGCATTCCGCCGCCCGCTCGCGCAGGACGAGGCGGACGTGCTCTTCGGCCTCTATCAGGTCGGCCGCGCGCAGGGCGATTTCCGCCAAGGCATTCAGATGGTCATCGAGGCCGCGCTCCAGGCCCCGGAGTTCCTCTATCGCGTCGAGCTCGGCGGCGAGCCGTTCGAGGACGAGATGAATGAAGGCCTCGTCCATCTCGACGACTGGGAGATGGCGTCGCGCCTCTCGTATTTCCTCTGGGGCACGATGCCCGACGACGCGCTCTTCGCCGCCGCCGAGGCGGGGGAGCTGCAGACGAAGGAGCAGGTCGCCGCGCAGGCGAGGCGAATGCTGGACGATCCGAGGGCGCACGAGGCGATCCGGAACTTCCACCTGCAATGGCTCGATTACAACCGCATCGCGAACGTCAGCAAGGACGGGCTGCTCTTCCCCACGTGGTCTGCGGGGATGAAGGAGCTGATGCGCAAGGAGACCGAGGCGTTCCTCGACGCCGCCGTATTCGAGGAAGGCGGTGACCTCGAGACGCTCTTGACGGCGCCCTACTCGTACATGAACGCCGAGCTCGCGGCGTTTTATGGCGTCCCGCCCGAGAAGGCGCCGCCCGGGCCCGACTTCCAGCGGGTCGATTTGGATCCGAGCCAGCGCGCGGGCCTCGTCACGATGGGCTCGATGCTCACGATTCACGCGCACTCGAACCAGACCTCCCCGGTCCACCGCGGCAAGCTCGTGCGGGAGGCGTTCCTCTGCGATCAGATGCCGCCGCCGCCGGCCGACGTCATGATCACCGTCCCCGCCCCGGACCCGAATTCGACGGCGCGCGAGCGCTTCGCCGCGCACTCGGAGAACCCGTCGTGCAAGGCCTGCCATCAGCTCATGGACGGGATCGGGTTCGGCTTCGAGAACTACGACGGCGTCGGGCGATATCGGACCGAGGAGAGCGGAAAGCCGATCGACGCGACGGGCACGATCATCAAGTCGGACATCGACGGCGATTTCGAGGGCGCGGTCGAGCTCGCGTACAAGCTCGCGGACAGCCAGAAGGCGCAGGACTGCTACACGAAGCAATGGTTCCGCTTCGCCTACGGGCGCGGCGAGACCAAGGAGGACGTCTGCACGATGGATGCGCTGTCGTCCAGGTTCGCGGCGTCCGGGGGGAACATCAAGGAGCTGCTCGTCGAGCTCACGCAGACCGACGCATTCATGCTTCGCCACGCCGGAGGTGCCCAGTGA
- a CDS encoding pyridoxal phosphate-dependent aminotransferase: MSRGPLPPNIPPVRRAHHLENVRYEIRGLIARRAHELERQGFEIIKLNIGNPAQFGFRTPETMRLAMIENLPQGEGYCHQKGIFPAREAIVMDTQSHGVRGVTVEDVFMGNGVSELILMCLEALLEPGNEVLVPSPDYPLWTAAVALAGARPVHYPCRPENGFVPDPEEIDRLITPATRALILINPNNPTGAVYPREVLEKLVRVAERRRLVLFSDEIYDRILYDDAKHVPVATLCEDTLCATFGGLSKVYRACGFRTGWVYFSGHKSHAQDYLEGLELLASLRLCANVPGQWAVQTALGGHQSIFNLTAETGRLGRQRRALLQGIERSQFLRVVPPMGALYAFPSIDTDKLPGFDDSRFAIELLEREHVLVVPGSSFNVPYTNHLRLTLLPDEDTMTEVFVRMERLLTSMVEAG, encoded by the coding sequence ATGAGCCGAGGCCCCCTTCCGCCCAACATCCCCCCGGTGCGTCGCGCGCACCACCTCGAGAACGTGCGTTACGAGATCCGCGGCCTCATCGCGCGGCGCGCGCACGAGCTCGAGCGGCAGGGGTTCGAGATCATCAAGCTGAACATCGGCAATCCTGCGCAGTTCGGCTTCCGCACGCCGGAGACCATGCGCCTCGCGATGATCGAGAACCTGCCGCAGGGCGAGGGCTACTGCCACCAGAAGGGCATCTTCCCCGCGCGCGAGGCCATCGTGATGGACACGCAGTCGCACGGCGTCCGCGGCGTCACCGTGGAGGACGTCTTCATGGGCAATGGCGTCTCCGAGCTCATCCTGATGTGCCTCGAGGCATTGCTCGAGCCGGGCAACGAGGTGCTCGTCCCCTCCCCCGACTACCCGCTGTGGACCGCGGCCGTCGCGCTCGCGGGCGCGCGCCCGGTGCATTACCCCTGCCGCCCCGAGAATGGCTTCGTGCCCGATCCGGAGGAGATCGATCGGCTCATCACGCCCGCCACGCGGGCGCTCATCCTGATCAACCCGAACAACCCGACGGGCGCCGTGTACCCGCGCGAGGTGCTCGAGAAGCTCGTGCGCGTGGCCGAGCGGCGGCGGCTCGTGCTCTTCTCGGACGAGATCTACGACCGGATCCTCTACGACGACGCGAAGCACGTGCCCGTCGCGACCCTGTGCGAGGACACGCTCTGCGCCACGTTCGGCGGCCTATCGAAGGTCTATCGCGCCTGCGGGTTCCGCACCGGCTGGGTGTACTTCAGCGGGCACAAGAGCCACGCGCAGGACTATCTCGAGGGGCTCGAGCTGCTCGCGTCGCTCAGGCTGTGCGCCAACGTGCCCGGCCAATGGGCGGTGCAGACGGCGCTCGGCGGGCATCAGAGCATCTTCAATCTCACCGCCGAGACCGGGCGCCTCGGGCGGCAGCGCCGCGCCCTCTTGCAGGGCATCGAGCGCTCGCAGTTCTTGCGCGTGGTCCCGCCGATGGGAGCGCTCTACGCTTTCCCGTCGATCGACACCGACAAACTGCCCGGCTTCGACGACTCGCGCTTCGCAATCGAGCTGCTCGAGCGCGAGCACGTGCTCGTCGTGCCCGGATCGAGCTTCAACGTGCCGTACACGAACCACCTGCGCCTCACGCTCCTGCCGGACGAGGACACGATGACCGAGGTATTCGTGCGCATGGAGCGGCTGCTCACGAGCATGGTCGAGGCTGGCTGA
- a CDS encoding DUF1552 domain-containing protein, whose amino-acid sequence MNFSRRMFLKGVGGASLALPLFSSLGCQSDPSARAPERLGRAGLGQDGFPKRFVFVYIPNGNIDRELPAGMDFTGSILEPLAPFADRMLVLKGLDLSVHNLPPGEPHQQGMALLTGRSLNLGNMVGGDGTLAGWASGISVDQEIANHIGGGTAHKSLHFGVQSTAYGGTEVRTVLSYAGSDQPISNETSPYGMYDLVFSSLGQDPAGAANLRARRKSILDAVGKRYETLAPRLGSEDKLKLEQHLTAVRDVEKRLANPGATVGGYCQVPSVGAPMDLNDPANYPAIGKLHMDLLVMAFACDLTRVATLQWSASTNNKPYPFLMYDDGSGAKPIMDDEHVMGHQPDSDVHAWNKLRVIRRWYMEQYAYLLARMSEIKEGDGTMLDNTVVVLGSEIARGNTHSHMDAPFLVAGSGGGYFKTGRVIDFPGDVPHNNLLVSVMNAMGIPATTFGDPAHCTGPLAGLTG is encoded by the coding sequence GTGAATTTCAGCCGCAGGATGTTCCTCAAGGGCGTGGGCGGCGCGTCGCTCGCGCTGCCGCTCTTCTCGAGCCTGGGCTGCCAATCGGACCCGTCCGCGCGCGCGCCGGAGAGGCTCGGTCGCGCCGGGCTCGGGCAGGACGGCTTTCCGAAGCGCTTCGTCTTCGTCTACATCCCGAACGGCAACATCGACCGCGAGCTGCCGGCGGGAATGGATTTCACGGGCTCGATCCTCGAGCCGCTCGCGCCATTCGCAGACCGGATGCTCGTGCTGAAGGGGCTCGACCTGTCGGTGCACAACCTGCCGCCCGGCGAGCCGCACCAGCAGGGAATGGCGCTCTTGACGGGCCGCTCGCTCAACCTCGGCAACATGGTCGGCGGCGACGGGACGCTCGCGGGCTGGGCGAGCGGGATCTCGGTGGATCAGGAGATCGCGAACCACATCGGCGGGGGGACGGCGCACAAGTCGCTGCACTTCGGCGTGCAATCGACGGCCTACGGCGGCACCGAGGTGAGGACCGTATTGAGCTACGCCGGCTCCGATCAGCCCATCTCGAACGAGACGAGCCCGTACGGGATGTACGACCTCGTGTTCTCGAGCCTGGGCCAGGACCCGGCCGGCGCCGCCAACCTGCGGGCGAGGCGTAAATCGATCCTGGACGCCGTGGGCAAGCGCTACGAGACGCTCGCGCCGCGCCTCGGCTCGGAGGACAAGCTCAAGCTCGAGCAGCACCTCACGGCGGTCCGCGACGTGGAGAAGCGGCTCGCAAACCCGGGCGCGACCGTGGGCGGCTATTGCCAGGTCCCGTCGGTCGGCGCGCCCATGGACCTGAACGATCCCGCGAATTACCCGGCCATCGGCAAGCTGCACATGGACCTGCTCGTGATGGCGTTCGCGTGCGACCTGACGCGCGTGGCGACGCTGCAATGGTCTGCGTCGACGAACAACAAGCCTTACCCGTTCCTGATGTACGACGACGGGAGCGGCGCGAAGCCCATCATGGACGACGAGCACGTGATGGGGCACCAGCCCGACTCCGACGTGCACGCGTGGAACAAGCTGCGCGTGATCCGGCGCTGGTACATGGAGCAGTACGCGTACCTGCTCGCTCGAATGAGCGAGATCAAGGAGGGCGACGGCACGATGCTCGACAACACGGTCGTGGTCCTCGGCAGCGAGATCGCGCGCGGGAACACGCACAGCCACATGGACGCGCCGTTCCTCGTGGCAGGGAGCGGGGGCGGCTATTTCAAGACGGGCCGGGTCATCGACTTCCCCGGCGACGTCCCGCATAACAACCTGCTCGTGTCCGTCATGAACGCGATGGGCATCCCCGCGACCACGTTCGGCGACCCCGCCCATTGCACGGGTCCGCTCGCCGGGCTCACGGGCTAA
- a CDS encoding HAD family hydrolase — protein MTTAALLDVDGTLIDNNLLHVLAWRRTFQRFGIQVETNRILHGIGMGGDRMVPAILGEVDEEVAERLRGYNREEYVEKGLIKMGEPLPGAVRFLEALHARGVKIALASSAKREEIDHYLEMLGPSAKVVDAIVSKDQVETSKPSPDIFAAALDALGKPDEAVVVGDTVYDISAATQLGLPCLAVLTGGIERTLLEQAGAAGIFESVGAIADDLDRALALRAPAKRVA, from the coding sequence ATGACCACTGCAGCCTTGCTCGACGTCGACGGTACGCTCATCGACAACAACCTCCTGCACGTGCTCGCCTGGCGGCGCACTTTCCAGCGTTTCGGCATCCAGGTCGAAACCAACCGCATCCTGCACGGAATCGGCATGGGCGGCGATCGGATGGTCCCCGCCATTCTCGGCGAGGTGGACGAGGAAGTGGCCGAGCGGCTGCGTGGATACAACCGGGAAGAGTACGTCGAAAAAGGCCTCATCAAGATGGGCGAGCCCTTGCCGGGCGCGGTGAGGTTCCTCGAGGCCTTGCACGCGCGCGGTGTGAAGATCGCGCTGGCGAGCTCGGCCAAACGTGAGGAGATCGATCACTACCTCGAGATGCTCGGCCCGTCCGCCAAGGTGGTGGACGCCATCGTCAGCAAGGACCAGGTCGAGACGAGCAAGCCCTCGCCCGACATCTTCGCGGCCGCGCTCGACGCGCTCGGCAAACCCGACGAGGCCGTGGTCGTGGGCGACACGGTCTACGACATCTCCGCCGCCACCCAGCTCGGCCTTCCGTGCCTCGCCGTGCTCACGGGCGGCATCGAGCGCACGTTGCTCGAGCAAGCCGGCGCGGCCGGTATCTTCGAGAGCGTCGGGGCCATCGCGGACGACCTCGACCGCGCGCTCGCCCTCCGGGCGCCTGCGAAGCGCGTGGCCTGA